One genomic region from Ornithinicoccus hortensis encodes:
- a CDS encoding universal stress protein gives MQIAEDAVVVGYDGSDRSKAALHWGASLADLENLPLVVLHASGVIVHAQDKGVGNFDAGRANAQAQKIAEHGVELATKDFPKVEATTATSLGSASLALQEASIRARCVVLGNRGRGRISGTLMGSTAFNTSEHARCPVVIVPTAKADLPGPDSPIMVGVDGSEASLRAVDRAANMAGYTGAPVTIVVAWSKATKDALGNPPSGFASVDEASEHRKAGAEHFVDKARARLLERTPDATVELLVETGRPDEVLAKASADAGLLVVGARGRGDLASLLLGSTSRAVLHRASCPVTIVR, from the coding sequence ATGCAGATCGCCGAAGATGCCGTCGTGGTGGGCTACGACGGGTCGGACCGGAGCAAGGCCGCCCTGCACTGGGGAGCCTCGCTGGCCGACCTCGAGAACCTCCCGCTCGTCGTGCTGCACGCGTCGGGGGTGATCGTCCACGCCCAGGACAAGGGTGTCGGCAACTTCGACGCCGGTCGGGCCAACGCGCAGGCCCAGAAGATCGCCGAGCACGGCGTGGAGCTCGCGACCAAGGACTTCCCGAAGGTCGAGGCCACGACCGCGACCTCGCTGGGCAGCGCCTCGCTGGCCCTGCAGGAAGCCTCCATCCGGGCCCGGTGCGTGGTGCTCGGCAACCGCGGGCGGGGCCGGATCAGCGGCACGCTGATGGGCTCGACGGCGTTCAACACCAGCGAGCACGCGCGCTGCCCGGTGGTCATCGTGCCCACCGCCAAGGCGGACCTGCCGGGGCCGGACAGCCCGATCATGGTCGGGGTGGACGGGTCGGAGGCCTCGCTGCGGGCCGTGGACCGGGCCGCCAACATGGCCGGCTACACCGGGGCGCCGGTCACCATCGTGGTCGCCTGGAGCAAGGCCACCAAGGACGCCCTGGGCAATCCGCCCTCCGGATTCGCCTCGGTGGACGAGGCCTCCGAGCACCGCAAGGCGGGCGCCGAGCACTTCGTGGACAAGGCCCGCGCCCGGCTCCTGGAGCGCACCCCGGACGCCACGGTCGAGCTCCTCGTGGAGACCGGCCGACCCGACGAGGTGCTCGCCAAGGCCTCCGCCGATGCGGGCCTGCTCGTGGTCGGTGCCCGTGGCCGCGGTGACCTGGCCAGCCTGCTGCTGGGCTCGACCAGCCGCGCCGTGCTGCACCGCGCCTCCTGCCCGGTGACGATCGTCCGGTGA
- a CDS encoding enoyl-CoA hydratase/isomerase family protein encodes MTSDESMLQVTRHGPEGHVVEVALNRPQAMNAISTAFAEQITAVTAELSADPSARAVVLTSTHERAFCVGADLKERNNFTDQQMTEQRLITQLAYTGVLNLPMPAIAVVEGFALGGGFEIALSCDLIVAGEEATVGLPEVSVGVIPGGGGTQLLTRRVGWSRAASMIFTARRLTAAQGHQLGVLDEVVPAGTAREHGLDLASTIAGNSPVGVRNAKRAMRFGSDVDLATGLQIEDSGWRATALSADRQEGIAAFVEKRAPRWPGK; translated from the coding sequence ATGACCTCCGACGAATCGATGCTGCAGGTCACCCGGCACGGGCCCGAGGGGCACGTGGTCGAGGTGGCGTTGAACCGACCCCAGGCGATGAACGCGATCTCCACCGCGTTCGCCGAGCAGATCACCGCGGTCACGGCCGAGTTGTCGGCGGACCCGAGCGCCCGGGCAGTCGTGCTGACCAGCACGCACGAGCGCGCCTTCTGCGTCGGGGCGGACCTGAAGGAACGCAACAACTTCACCGACCAGCAGATGACCGAGCAGCGGCTGATCACCCAGCTGGCCTACACCGGCGTGCTCAACCTGCCGATGCCCGCGATCGCCGTGGTCGAGGGGTTCGCGCTGGGCGGTGGCTTCGAGATCGCTCTGTCCTGCGACCTGATCGTGGCCGGGGAGGAGGCCACGGTCGGCCTCCCCGAGGTGTCGGTCGGGGTGATACCCGGCGGGGGTGGCACCCAGCTGCTCACCCGCCGGGTGGGCTGGTCCCGCGCCGCCTCGATGATCTTCACCGCCCGCCGGCTGACCGCGGCGCAGGGGCACCAACTCGGCGTGCTGGACGAGGTGGTGCCCGCCGGGACCGCGCGGGAGCATGGTCTGGACCTCGCCTCGACCATCGCCGGCAACTCGCCGGTGGGGGTGCGCAACGCCAAGCGGGCGATGCGTTTCGGCTCGGACGTGGACCTCGCGACGGGGCTGCAGATCGAGGACTCCGGGTGGCGGGCGACGGCGCTGTCGGCCGACCGGCAGGAGGGAATCGCGGCCTTCGTGGAGAAGCGCGCCCCCCGGTGGCCCGGAAAGTGA
- a CDS encoding GtrA family protein, protein MTRDHPSVFERARSTLDVLVREAAKFGVVGLVAFVVDTALYNYFVFGLPGAGEGPMHDIPLRAKVAATAVAMVVAWLGNRYWTFRHRRRTAVAREFALFVVFNVLGLAIAVACLGFSRYVLDLHSQLADNVSANGVGLVLGTLFRFWAYRTFVFRGDALADLDTHLVRDSDGHSTDDRQVDGTQRAGAIDT, encoded by the coding sequence GTGACCCGTGACCACCCCAGCGTGTTCGAGCGCGCCCGCTCCACGCTCGACGTCCTGGTCAGGGAGGCCGCCAAGTTCGGCGTGGTGGGGCTGGTCGCGTTCGTGGTCGACACCGCCCTCTACAACTACTTCGTCTTCGGCCTCCCGGGGGCCGGCGAGGGCCCGATGCACGACATCCCGCTGCGGGCCAAGGTCGCGGCGACCGCGGTGGCCATGGTGGTCGCCTGGCTGGGCAACCGGTACTGGACCTTCCGACACCGCCGACGGACCGCCGTCGCGCGCGAGTTCGCCCTCTTCGTCGTCTTCAACGTGCTGGGCCTAGCGATCGCGGTGGCCTGCCTCGGGTTCTCCCGCTACGTGCTGGACCTGCACAGCCAGCTGGCCGACAACGTCAGCGCCAACGGCGTGGGTCTCGTCCTGGGCACCCTGTTCCGGTTCTGGGCCTACCGCACCTTCGTCTTCCGCGGGGACGCCCTGGCCGACCTCGACACCCACCTGGTGCGGGACAGCGACGGGCACAGCACGGACGACCGTCAGGTCGACGGGACTCAGCGCGCCGGCGCCATCGACACGTAG
- a CDS encoding 5-(carboxyamino)imidazole ribonucleotide synthase gives MSAPAQKSSATLPADAGPLRAEGGFPVVGIIGGGQLARMCQPPAVGLSLTLSVLAESPTASAALVVPHSPVGEHTDVEEVRRFAAACDVVTFDHEHVPAEVLAALRADGVVLHPGPEALTHAQDKLVMRRRLTELGIPCPRWTAASTAEEVDAFAADTGWPVIAKTPRGGYDGKGVRLVHSADELSDWLAEAGRPGPLRDGVLLEEAVDFTRELAALVARSPSGQAATWPVVETVQTDGICTEVLAPAPGLDPDLAAEVGEAVLRIAGELGVTGVMAVELFEVRDRETGAPAYLVNELAMRPHNSGHWTIDGAVTSQFEQHLRAVLDLPLGDPTARQPWTVMANVLGGEHPDLYPTYRHLLARDPGLRVHLYGKGVRPGRKLGHVTVYGGADELDSLRERAGHAADYLQGVITE, from the coding sequence GTGAGCGCCCCCGCCCAGAAGTCCTCCGCCACCCTCCCCGCCGACGCCGGTCCGCTGCGTGCCGAGGGTGGTTTCCCGGTCGTCGGCATCATCGGGGGTGGGCAGTTGGCCCGGATGTGTCAGCCGCCGGCGGTCGGGCTGTCCCTGACGCTGTCCGTCCTGGCCGAGTCGCCCACCGCCTCCGCGGCCCTGGTGGTGCCGCACTCGCCGGTGGGGGAGCACACGGACGTCGAGGAGGTGCGCCGCTTCGCCGCGGCCTGTGACGTGGTCACCTTCGACCACGAGCACGTCCCCGCCGAGGTGCTGGCCGCGTTGCGGGCCGACGGGGTGGTGCTGCACCCCGGGCCGGAGGCGCTGACCCACGCGCAGGACAAGCTGGTGATGCGGCGTCGGCTCACCGAGCTGGGTATCCCGTGCCCCCGGTGGACCGCGGCCAGCACGGCCGAGGAGGTCGACGCGTTCGCCGCGGACACCGGCTGGCCGGTGATCGCCAAGACCCCGCGCGGGGGCTACGACGGCAAGGGCGTGCGCCTGGTGCACTCGGCCGACGAGCTGTCCGACTGGCTCGCCGAGGCCGGCCGCCCGGGCCCGCTGCGCGACGGGGTGCTCCTGGAGGAGGCGGTCGACTTCACCCGTGAGCTGGCCGCCCTCGTCGCCCGCAGCCCCAGCGGCCAGGCCGCCACCTGGCCGGTGGTGGAGACCGTGCAGACCGACGGGATCTGCACCGAGGTGCTCGCTCCGGCACCCGGGCTGGACCCGGACCTGGCCGCCGAGGTGGGCGAGGCGGTGCTGCGGATCGCCGGTGAGCTCGGGGTGACCGGCGTGATGGCGGTCGAGCTGTTCGAGGTGCGCGACCGGGAGACCGGCGCCCCGGCATACCTGGTGAACGAGTTGGCGATGCGGCCGCACAACAGCGGTCACTGGACCATCGACGGGGCCGTCACCAGCCAGTTCGAGCAGCACCTGCGCGCGGTCCTGGACCTGCCGCTCGGCGACCCGACCGCGCGCCAGCCGTGGACGGTGATGGCCAACGTGCTGGGCGGGGAGCACCCGGACCTCTACCCGACCTACCGGCACCTGCTCGCCCGGGACCCGGGGCTGCGGGTCCACCTCTACGGCAAGGGGGTGCGCCCGGGGCGCAAACTGGGCCACGTCACGGTCTACGGCGGGGCGGACGAGCTGGACTCCCTGCGGGAGCGCGCGGGGCACGCGGCCGACTACCTCCAGGGAGTGATCACCGAATGA
- the selA gene encoding L-seryl-tRNA(Sec) selenium transferase, with amino-acid sequence MTETDPRRHIPRTDRLLADPRLRAASTGVGQARVRAAVRAAQDRARSGVIAPGAVLEEALALLPGRAGAIRPVLNATGVVVHTNLGRAPLSPTAVEAVVRAAGYATVEYDVASGRRGPRGAAVLDALSAVLPGDARALVLNNGAAALLLAVTAVAGPGREVVVSRGELVEIGDGFRLPDLMASAGARLREVGTTNRTRLADYAGAVGPDTGCIVRIHPSNFRVDGFVGTPDVEELTGLGVPVVVDIGSGLLAPDPALPEEPDATTALRRGASLVTASGDKLLGGPQAGLVLGDPDLVERLRRHPMARALRVDKLTLAALEATLREATVPVTAYRTADPDTLRARADVLAQRVGGRVRRHDGVVGGGGAPGVVLPGWAVAVPADLAGPLRAGDPPVVGRVVDGELLLDLRCVPEDQDRTLARQVEAVLSP; translated from the coding sequence GTGACCGAGACCGACCCGCGACGACACATCCCGCGGACCGACCGGCTGCTCGCCGACCCGCGCCTGCGCGCCGCGTCCACCGGTGTGGGTCAGGCCCGGGTCCGCGCTGCCGTGCGGGCCGCCCAGGACCGGGCCCGCTCCGGGGTGATCGCGCCCGGGGCGGTCCTCGAGGAGGCCCTCGCGCTGCTGCCCGGCAGGGCCGGCGCGATCCGCCCCGTCCTGAACGCCACCGGCGTCGTGGTCCACACCAACCTGGGCCGGGCCCCGCTGTCGCCCACGGCGGTCGAGGCCGTCGTGCGCGCAGCGGGCTACGCCACCGTGGAGTATGACGTGGCGAGCGGTCGGCGGGGACCGCGCGGGGCGGCGGTGCTGGACGCGCTGTCCGCGGTGCTCCCGGGGGACGCCAGGGCTCTGGTCCTCAACAATGGCGCCGCGGCCCTGCTGCTCGCCGTCACCGCAGTCGCCGGGCCGGGCCGGGAGGTCGTCGTCAGCCGGGGCGAACTGGTCGAGATCGGCGACGGCTTCCGGCTGCCCGACCTGATGGCCAGCGCCGGGGCGCGGCTGCGCGAGGTGGGCACCACGAACCGCACCCGGCTCGCCGACTATGCGGGCGCAGTGGGCCCGGACACCGGGTGCATCGTCCGGATCCACCCGAGCAACTTCCGGGTCGACGGATTCGTCGGCACCCCCGACGTCGAGGAACTCACCGGACTCGGGGTGCCGGTCGTGGTCGACATCGGGTCCGGGCTCCTCGCCCCCGACCCGGCCCTGCCGGAGGAGCCGGACGCCACGACGGCCCTGCGCCGGGGTGCCTCCCTGGTGACCGCCAGCGGCGACAAGCTCCTCGGCGGACCCCAGGCCGGGCTGGTGCTGGGCGACCCCGACCTCGTGGAGCGGCTGCGGCGGCACCCGATGGCCCGCGCCCTGAGGGTCGACAAACTGACCCTGGCTGCCCTCGAGGCGACCCTGCGGGAGGCGACGGTCCCGGTCACGGCCTACCGCACCGCCGACCCCGACACCCTGCGCGCGCGGGCCGATGTCCTCGCCCAGCGGGTCGGCGGTCGGGTGCGCCGGCACGACGGGGTCGTCGGAGGCGGTGGCGCCCCGGGGGTGGTGCTCCCCGGGTGGGCGGTGGCCGTGCCCGCGGACCTGGCCGGACCGCTCCGGGCGGGCGACCCTCCGGTTGTCGGGCGCGTCGTCGACGGGGAACTGCTGCTCGACCTCCGGTGCGTCCCCGAGGACCAGGACAGGACCCTGGCCCGGCAGGTGGAGGCGGTTCTCAGCCCTTGA
- a CDS encoding sensor histidine kinase, translating to MGKALRALAIQSAAITAGLVVLVAFILGAVLYQLEQAQGLASVSGLAPWILVVCAVVLVLLAGGIAVWVGYLVAERDARRLLEPLRLLAQRAEEFGSGGFAFDSLTSGEGRSSVTMSGIEEIDNVSRILDRNSRALSRALSAERSFAADASHQLRTPLAALLMRLEEIAQSDSVPEMHNEAVIAISQTERLAGVVDDLLHRTRAGHADGGRSVSLDTVLSTLQNEWTQAFASAGRSVSVTLERGMIVRSSASAISQIMNTLLENALVHGAGDVRVTARRSGPSAVLEVQDEGKGIPDELARRIFERAVSGGGGTGLGLAVARESAEQFGGRLELVQARPVVFALYVSMAPAR from the coding sequence GTGGGTAAGGCCCTCCGCGCCCTCGCGATCCAGTCGGCGGCCATCACGGCCGGCCTGGTCGTCCTGGTGGCGTTCATCCTCGGGGCAGTCCTGTACCAGCTCGAGCAGGCCCAGGGCCTGGCCTCCGTCAGCGGGCTGGCGCCCTGGATCCTGGTCGTCTGCGCGGTGGTCCTGGTACTGCTGGCCGGTGGGATCGCGGTCTGGGTCGGCTACCTGGTCGCCGAACGTGATGCCCGCCGGCTGCTGGAGCCGTTGCGCCTGCTGGCCCAGCGCGCGGAGGAGTTCGGCAGCGGGGGATTCGCGTTCGACTCCCTCACCTCCGGCGAGGGCCGCAGCAGCGTCACCATGTCCGGCATCGAGGAGATCGACAACGTCTCCCGGATCCTGGACCGCAACTCCCGGGCGTTGTCCCGGGCGCTGTCCGCCGAGCGGTCCTTCGCCGCCGACGCCTCGCACCAGCTGCGGACCCCGCTCGCCGCGCTGCTGATGCGGCTGGAGGAGATCGCGCAGTCCGACAGCGTGCCCGAGATGCACAACGAGGCAGTCATCGCCATCTCGCAGACCGAGCGGCTCGCCGGTGTGGTGGACGACCTGCTCCACCGCACCCGGGCCGGCCACGCCGACGGTGGTCGCTCGGTGTCGCTGGACACGGTGCTGTCCACCTTGCAGAACGAGTGGACGCAGGCCTTCGCCTCGGCCGGTCGTTCAGTCTCGGTGACCCTCGAGCGCGGGATGATCGTGCGCTCGTCCGCGTCGGCGATCTCCCAGATCATGAACACGCTGCTGGAGAACGCTCTGGTGCACGGAGCGGGTGACGTGCGGGTCACCGCCCGGCGCAGCGGCCCCTCCGCGGTCCTGGAGGTCCAGGACGAGGGCAAGGGGATCCCCGACGAACTGGCCCGCCGGATCTTCGAGCGCGCGGTCAGTGGTGGCGGGGGCACCGGCCTGGGGCTGGCGGTCGCCCGGGAGTCCGCCGAGCAGTTCGGTGGCCGGCTGGAGCTGGTGCAGGCCCGCCCGGTGGTCTTCGCGCTCTACGTGTCGATGGCGCCGGCGCGCTGA
- the purE gene encoding 5-(carboxyamino)imidazole ribonucleotide mutase, with translation MTQQHDGGPGPVVGLVMGSDSDWPVMEQAALVLDDLGIGYEADVVSAHRMPTEMIDYGRTAADRGLRVIIAGAGGAAHLPGMLASVTVLPVIGVPVPLKHLDGMDSLLSIVQMPAGIPVATVSVGGARNAGLLAARVLAAGTDADATALRDRLAAFAEDLRGQAHAKGQRLRDLTRQRRDDRSPDRQG, from the coding sequence ATGACACAGCAGCACGACGGCGGGCCGGGGCCGGTGGTCGGCCTCGTCATGGGCAGCGACAGCGACTGGCCGGTCATGGAGCAGGCCGCGCTCGTCCTGGACGACCTGGGCATCGGCTACGAGGCCGACGTGGTCTCGGCGCACCGGATGCCGACGGAGATGATCGACTACGGCCGCACCGCCGCCGACCGCGGCCTGCGGGTGATCATCGCGGGGGCGGGGGGCGCGGCCCACCTGCCCGGGATGCTCGCCTCGGTGACCGTCCTGCCGGTGATCGGGGTCCCGGTGCCGTTGAAGCACCTGGACGGGATGGACTCCCTGCTCTCGATCGTGCAGATGCCGGCCGGGATCCCGGTCGCGACGGTGTCGGTCGGGGGCGCCCGGAACGCCGGCCTGCTCGCGGCGCGGGTGCTGGCGGCGGGGACGGACGCGGACGCCACCGCGCTGCGGGACCGTCTGGCCGCCTTCGCCGAGGATCTGCGCGGCCAGGCGCACGCGAAGGGGCAGCGGCTGCGCGACCTCACCCGGCAGCGCCGGGACGACCGCTCCCCGGACCGGCAGGGCTAG
- a CDS encoding CoA-binding protein produces MSTSPHRNDDTVIRHLLTTPATWAVVGLSANTQRTAYGVSQFLRSTLGHRIIPVHPRAEEALGETGYAALADIPDGTAVEVVDLFVNSSLVGTIVDEAIAQKDRLGIQALWLQLGVVDEAAAARAAEAGLDVVMNTCPKIEYPRFRV; encoded by the coding sequence ATGTCGACCAGTCCGCACCGCAACGACGACACCGTCATCCGTCACCTGTTGACGACTCCGGCGACCTGGGCGGTCGTCGGGCTGTCGGCCAACACCCAGCGCACCGCCTACGGCGTGTCCCAGTTCCTCCGGTCCACGCTCGGGCACCGGATCATCCCGGTGCACCCCCGTGCCGAGGAGGCGCTCGGCGAGACCGGGTATGCCGCTCTCGCCGACATCCCCGACGGCACCGCCGTGGAGGTCGTCGACCTGTTCGTGAACTCCTCCCTGGTCGGGACCATCGTCGACGAGGCCATCGCGCAGAAGGACCGGTTGGGCATCCAGGCGCTGTGGCTGCAGCTCGGGGTGGTCGACGAGGCGGCCGCCGCCCGCGCCGCGGAGGCGGGGCTGGACGTGGTGATGAACACCTGCCCCAAGATCGAGTACCCGCGGTTCCGGGTCTGA
- a CDS encoding acyl-CoA dehydrogenase family protein — MSDFDLFRISEDHEALREAVREVAEAQIAPHAARVDEEGVFPQEALDALTATDFHAPHIPEDYDGVGADALATCIVIEEVARVCASSSLIPAVNKLGTMPILLGASEEVKAKYLPPVARGEAMFSYGLSEANAGSDTAGMRCKAIADGDDFVLNGQKSWITNAGVSEYYTVLAVTDPDGERGRNVTAFVVEKSDEGFTFGEPEKKLGIKGSPTRELLFSDCRIPGDRMIGAPGEGLKIALRTLDHTRVTIGAQAVGIAQGALDFALGYVKERQQFGKKIADFQGVQFMLADMGMKLEAARQLVYSAAARSERGDADLPFFGAAAKCFASDVAMEITTDAVQLLGGYGYTKDFPVERMMRDAKITQIYEGTNQVQRVVMARQLLKG, encoded by the coding sequence ATGAGTGATTTCGACCTCTTCCGCATCTCCGAGGACCACGAGGCGCTGCGCGAGGCAGTGCGCGAGGTGGCCGAGGCCCAGATCGCGCCGCACGCGGCCCGGGTCGACGAGGAGGGCGTCTTCCCGCAGGAGGCGTTGGACGCGCTGACCGCGACCGACTTCCACGCCCCCCACATCCCGGAGGACTACGACGGCGTGGGTGCCGACGCCCTCGCCACCTGCATCGTGATCGAGGAGGTCGCGCGGGTGTGCGCCTCCTCGTCGCTGATCCCCGCGGTGAACAAGCTGGGCACCATGCCGATCCTGCTCGGCGCCTCCGAGGAGGTGAAGGCGAAGTACCTGCCGCCGGTCGCCAGGGGCGAGGCGATGTTCTCCTACGGGCTGTCCGAGGCCAATGCCGGCAGTGACACCGCGGGGATGCGGTGCAAGGCGATCGCCGACGGTGACGACTTCGTGCTCAACGGACAGAAGTCCTGGATCACCAACGCCGGGGTCTCCGAGTACTACACGGTGCTGGCGGTGACCGACCCGGACGGCGAGCGGGGCCGCAACGTCACCGCCTTCGTGGTGGAGAAGTCCGACGAGGGGTTCACCTTCGGTGAGCCGGAGAAGAAGCTCGGGATCAAGGGCTCGCCGACCCGGGAACTGCTCTTCTCCGACTGCCGGATCCCCGGGGACCGGATGATCGGGGCACCGGGTGAGGGGTTGAAGATCGCGCTGCGCACCCTCGACCACACCCGCGTCACGATCGGTGCGCAGGCGGTGGGGATCGCCCAGGGCGCCCTCGACTTCGCGCTCGGCTACGTCAAGGAACGTCAGCAGTTCGGCAAGAAGATCGCCGACTTCCAGGGTGTGCAGTTCATGCTCGCCGACATGGGGATGAAGCTCGAGGCGGCCCGGCAGCTGGTCTACAGCGCGGCCGCCCGGTCCGAGCGCGGTGACGCGGACCTGCCGTTCTTCGGGGCGGCGGCCAAGTGCTTCGCCTCCGACGTCGCGATGGAGATCACCACGGACGCGGTCCAGCTGCTGGGCGGCTACGGCTACACCAAGGACTTCCCGGTGGAGCGGATGATGCGCGACGCCAAGATCACCCAGATCTACGAGGGCACCAACCAGGTGCAGCGCGTGGTCATGGCCCGGCAGCTGCTCAAGGGCTGA
- a CDS encoding response regulator transcription factor translates to MTRVLLAEDDENISEPLARALLREGYDVEVAVDGRQALKLAGGTPPDLVVLDLGLPFVDGLEVCRRIRQQGLTCPVLILTARGDEVDTVVGLDAGADDYVTKPFRLAELLARVRALLRRGGEGPESGGDRPVTIDNNARRAFLNGQELQLTAKEFDLLRVLMREGGKVVSREDLMREVWESTWYGSTKTLDMHVSVLRRKLGEDANDPKHIVTVRGVGFRFENEPEG, encoded by the coding sequence ATGACCCGTGTGCTGTTGGCCGAGGACGATGAAAACATCTCCGAGCCCCTGGCCCGTGCGCTGCTGCGCGAGGGCTACGACGTCGAGGTGGCGGTGGATGGCCGTCAGGCGCTGAAACTCGCCGGCGGCACGCCGCCCGACCTCGTCGTCCTGGACCTTGGACTGCCCTTCGTGGACGGGCTGGAGGTGTGTCGTCGGATCCGCCAGCAGGGCCTGACCTGTCCGGTCCTGATCCTCACCGCCCGCGGAGACGAGGTGGATACCGTCGTCGGCCTGGACGCCGGTGCGGACGACTACGTCACCAAGCCGTTCCGGCTCGCCGAGCTGCTGGCCCGGGTGCGGGCCCTGCTGCGACGCGGCGGTGAGGGGCCGGAGTCCGGCGGTGACCGTCCGGTCACCATCGACAACAACGCCCGTCGCGCCTTCCTGAACGGCCAGGAACTGCAGCTGACCGCCAAGGAGTTCGACCTGCTCCGCGTGCTCATGCGGGAGGGCGGCAAGGTCGTCTCCCGCGAGGACCTGATGCGCGAGGTCTGGGAGAGCACCTGGTACGGGTCGACCAAGACGCTGGACATGCACGTGTCGGTGCTGCGTCGCAAGCTCGGCGAGGACGCCAACGACCCCAAGCACATCGTCACGGTGCGCGGGGTCGGATTCCGGTTCGAGAACGAACCGGAAGGCTGA
- a CDS encoding LLM class F420-dependent oxidoreductase, giving the protein MRFGMFVPQGWRMDLLGIEPARQWEVMKGLAVRADQGQAWESIWVYDHFHTTPEPTEHGNHEAWTLMAAFAAVTERVRLGQMCSCISYREPTYLAKVAATVDAVSGGRTEMGIGAGWYEQEWRAYGYGFPGAGERLARLREGVEIFRQMWTTGSATLDGAHYQVDGALCFPRPLQGTALPGSELNGIPIWVAGGGEKKTLRIAAEYADYTNFAGDLETFTHKSEVLREHCTAVGRDFGSIVRTADYNVVIGENDAEVEERLGWLREQTVRSGLSQERADKAVAAARKGPLVGTPEQIVEALRGLGDAGLGYAITYFAETAYDTTGIELFERAVIPELA; this is encoded by the coding sequence ATGCGCTTCGGAATGTTCGTGCCACAGGGCTGGCGGATGGACCTCCTCGGGATCGAACCCGCCCGGCAGTGGGAGGTGATGAAGGGCCTGGCCGTCCGTGCCGACCAGGGGCAGGCGTGGGAGTCGATCTGGGTCTATGACCACTTCCACACCACCCCCGAGCCGACCGAGCACGGCAACCACGAGGCCTGGACCCTGATGGCGGCCTTCGCGGCGGTGACCGAGCGGGTCCGGCTCGGCCAGATGTGCTCCTGCATCAGCTACCGGGAGCCCACCTACCTGGCCAAGGTCGCGGCCACCGTCGACGCCGTCTCCGGGGGGCGCACCGAGATGGGGATCGGGGCCGGCTGGTACGAGCAGGAGTGGCGGGCCTACGGCTACGGCTTCCCGGGTGCCGGGGAGCGGCTGGCCCGGCTGCGCGAGGGCGTGGAGATCTTCCGGCAGATGTGGACGACCGGGTCGGCCACCCTCGACGGTGCGCACTACCAGGTGGACGGGGCGCTGTGCTTCCCGCGACCGTTGCAGGGGACCGCGCTGCCCGGCTCGGAGCTCAACGGGATCCCGATCTGGGTCGCCGGTGGCGGGGAGAAGAAGACGCTCCGGATCGCGGCCGAGTATGCCGACTACACCAACTTCGCCGGTGACCTGGAGACCTTCACCCACAAGTCGGAGGTGCTCCGGGAGCACTGCACCGCGGTGGGGCGGGACTTCGGGTCGATCGTGCGTACCGCCGACTACAACGTCGTCATCGGTGAGAACGACGCCGAGGTCGAGGAGCGGCTCGGCTGGCTGCGCGAGCAGACCGTCCGCAGCGGGCTCTCCCAGGAGCGGGCCGACAAGGCCGTGGCCGCCGCGCGCAAGGGCCCGCTCGTGGGCACCCCGGAGCAGATCGTCGAGGCGCTGCGCGGCCTGGGCGACGCGGGCCTGGGCTATGCCATCACCTACTTCGCGGAGACGGCCTACGACACCACGGGCATCGAGTTGTTCGAGCGCGCGGTGATCCCCGAGCTCGCCTGA